The Streptomyces camelliae genome segment CGGGGCCGCGAGGGCCGAGTCGCAGCCCTGCCAGGTGAACTGCATGCACATGCCCGTGCCGAGGAAGCCGTCGAACGTGATCAGGTCCCACGCCGTCTTGAAGTCGCCGATGTCGGCCACGTAGTCGATGCGGGTGTCGCCGTCGGGCGCGTAGCCGAGGGTTTCGTGCAGCACCCGCTGCTTGCTGGCCGTCTTCGCGGCGTTGGCCCGCGGGTCCGTCAGGCTGGCGCCGTCCCCGCCGCCGAGCAGGTTGATGCCCGACCAGGAGCGGACCGCGAGGTTGCGCATCGCGAACATGGGCGCGAGCACCGACTTCAGCAGCGTCTCGCCGGTCTTGCCGTCGTGGCCGGCGTAGGGCAGGCCACGCTCGGCCGCGAGGTCGGCCAGGGCCGGCAGCCGGGCCCCGGTGGAGGGGGTGAAGTCCACGTACGAGCAGCCCGCGTCGAACGCGGCGTAGGCGTACAGCGAGCTGGGCGGCAGCACCGTGCCCGGCGCGGCCATCGCGGCGGCCAGCGTGCCGAGGTCGGCGTGCGCGGGGTGCCGTGGGGGAGCGGGTTCGGTGGAGGACACGTTGACCACCACGACCCGGTCGAGGCGGTGCCGCGCGGCGAACGCCTTGATGTCGGCCGAGATCAGCGCGGCGGCCTCGGCCTGCGTGGCGCCGGCCGGGGCGTGCCGCAGGTTCGCCTCCACCTCGTCGAGGTCCTGCTCCAGCGCCTGCACCAGCCGGGCCGGCACGATGCCGGCGGCGGCCAGCTGCTCGGCCTTCTTGGTCAGCGGGTCCTGGGTCACGTCGTGACCGCCGAAGACCAGGTCGCCGTAGCCGGGCAGGGCCGACACGTCCAGCGCGGGATGGGCGGTCACGCAGCCCACCGGGTCGGCCAGCCCGGCGCGCAGCGCGAGCGCTCCGACCACGCTGGTGGTGGCGACGGATCCTCGGGCGCCGATCAGCCAGATGCCAGCACGCACGAATGTCCTCCGATCACGAGCACAGGGATGGGTCCTGCGGATGTCCGGTGCCGCCGCGGGCCGGGCCGGGTACGCCGGCCGTGGCCCGCGGCGGGGCGACCGGAGGGGATCAGCCGATCTTGACGATCTCGCCGCTGCCGGTGGCCGGGATCGAGGACGAGGAGGTGCAGGCCGGCGCGTCCGTGCAGGCCGGCCACATCATCGTCTTGTTGGCCACGTAGACGGAGCCGTCGGGGCCCGCCAGGAAGCCGGTGGGCGCGAACAGCTTTCCGTCCGCGAGGACGGTGCGGGAGTTGTCGCGGTGGTCGATCTGGATGACGTTGCCGACGGGGTCACCGGTCGGCAGGAAGCCGGTGGTGTCGAACTGGGTCACGTAGAAGTCACCGTTGGCGCCGAAGCCGCAGCCGCTGATGGCGCTGAAGCCGCTCTGCCAGACCTTCAGGCTGCCCGTGCGCGGCGAGTACCGGTACACGTTGGCCGCGGTGGCCGAGTTGCCGTGCCCCGTGATCTGGCCGATGTACACCGAGTGGTCCGGGCCCACGGCGAGGCAGGTGGGAACGGCGTCGGTACCGGCCGGGGTGTTGGGGACGAAGGCGAGCACGCGGACGTTTCCGTGCCGGTCGACGGAGTCCAGCGTGTTCGACGCCGCGTCCACCAGGTAGAAGCCGCCGCCCGGCTTGTTGGTCAGCGCGTAGGGGTTGGAGGCGGGGAAGTCCTCGGGCACGAGGTACTTGTGGTCCGTCGTCCACTGCCAGTTGGCCGAACCGGGGTTGGCGATGACCTTGCGCCGCCCGCCGGTGACGTCCATCAGCGACCCGTACTGCTTGCCCAGCTCCGCGGTCAGGTCCGCCGGCAGACCGGACGGGACCTGCTCGGGCGAGCCCGCCGAAAGGGTGTAGACGTGGCCGTTGGGCCCGACGGTCAGGCCGTTGGGGCCGATCGTCTCTTCCTGGTTGAAGTTCGTCGCCAGTCCCTCGGCGATCCGCACCGGCTTGCCGGAAGAGATGTCCGCGACCGACCCGGTGAGGCCGTAGCACTTGGTGGCGAAGCCGGTGCCCTGGCACGCCGGGGGCGTTGCCCCGGCCTCGGAGACCAGGAGGTGGCCGTGGCGTCCCCACGCCAGGCTCCGGGGCGAGTTCAGGCCGCCGGCCACGACGGTGACCGGCGCGTCGCTGGTGAGATGGCCGGTCGGACGGTGGGACTGGGTGGCGGCCTGGGCCGTCACCCCCGATGGTCCGGCTCCCAGACTGACGAGCGCTGCCGCCGCTGCCACACCGGCGGCCAGCGTCCGGCTTGTTTTGAGACGCCACATCTTGGCCTCATTCCCTCCGGTTCGAGTGAATCCACGACTAGGTGACTGGTATTCACGCCAGGACGCACCGCGACCGACTCGCATCTGTTGCGGTATGACCCGCCCCCTGCTTCTGGTTCTGGCGCCTCAGCATTGATCACACGGCTTGTCCGTGACTGTCGATCAAGTTGGTGCCGACTTGGCGGCGCGGTGCGCCGGTGAGGGTGGCTGCAGGAATCACCTGTGTGCGAAGGGAATGCGCCGGAGCGTCAGCGGGAGGCCGGCGCCGCGCGCGTGGCTTCGCCGGAGGGCCGCGCGGCCCCGGCCATGGGCTTACGGCTGCTCGCCGCGAGGAGGGCGACCATGGCCGCGGCGGCCAGCAGGACGCAGCCGCAGACCCAGATGGCGTGGTGCAGTCCTGTGACGAAGAGGTCGCCGGTGTGCGGGGCGAGGCGGCCGCCGCCCTTGTGGCTGTGGGGAAGCTTCGCGTAGACGAGGACGCCGAGGATGGCGACGCCGAGCACCTGGCCGAGCTGGCGCAGTGCGTTGTGGACGGCGGAGGCCATCCCGGCACGGGAGGCCTCGACGGAGGCGATCGCGGTCGTGGTCATCGGTGTCAGGCTCAGTCCGACACCGCCGCCGACCAGGGCGAAGTCCCACCAGATGGCGCCGATCCCGGTGTTCGGACCCAGGCGCAGCAGTCCCAGGGTGGCCACCCCGCTGACCGCCAGCCCGGCGAACATCGGCCAGAACGGGCCGATCCTGGCCACCATGCGACCGGAGAGCGGCGCGGCGAGGGCGAAAGCCACACCGATGGCCGAGACGTCGAGTCCGGCCTCGATGGGCGAGTGGCCCTGGACGTTCTGGAAGTAGGCGCTGAAGTACACGATCGCGCCGACGAAGGCGAAGAAGACGATCATGGCGGCGACGTTGGCCACGGTGAACGCGGAGTGCCGGAAGAGCTTGATGTCGACCAGCGGTTCGGGCCTGCGCAGTTCCCAGCCGACGAAGAGGCCGAGGGCGACGAGGCCTGCGGCGAAGGCGGCGAGGATACGCGGGGAGGCCCAGCCCCACTCGGGGCCCTCGATGATCCCGAAGGCGACGGCCGCCATGGACAGGGTGCTGAGGACCGCCCCGGCCCAGTCGAAGCGGCTGGTCGCCGGATTGCGCTCCACCCGCGGGATGAGGCGGGCCCCCAGGACCACCAGCAGGGCGCTGAAGGGCACGTTGACCAGGAACACCCAGCGCCAGCCCAGGCCGTTGACGATGACCCCGCCGAGCGCCGGGCCGACCGCCAGCGCGAGGCCGGAGCTGGTCGACCACAGACCGATGGCGGTGGCGCGCTTGCCCGGTTCCTCGAAGATGGCGCGGATGATGGTGAGGCTGCCCGGCACCAGCAGGGCCGGCCCCAGTCCCTGGACGACCCGGCCTATCAGGAGGACTCCGGTGTTCGGCGCCACGCCGGTCACCAGAGCGCCCAGGCCGAAGGTCGCCACGCCGATCAGGAACAGGCCCTTGCGGCCGCGCCGGTCGCCGATGACACCGCCGGCCACCAGCAGGCTCGCGTAGACGAGGACGTAGGCGTCCACGATCCACGCCGACTGCGTTGCACCGGCGTGCAGTTCGCGGCCGATGGTGGGCAGGGCCACGCTGACGACGGTGGTCGACACCACCGCCGCGAACAGACCCCCGGCGAGCACCGCCACGGCGA includes the following:
- a CDS encoding inositol-3-phosphate synthase — translated: MRAGIWLIGARGSVATTSVVGALALRAGLADPVGCVTAHPALDVSALPGYGDLVFGGHDVTQDPLTKKAEQLAAAGIVPARLVQALEQDLDEVEANLRHAPAGATQAEAAALISADIKAFAARHRLDRVVVVNVSSTEPAPPRHPAHADLGTLAAAMAAPGTVLPPSSLYAYAAFDAGCSYVDFTPSTGARLPALADLAAERGLPYAGHDGKTGETLLKSVLAPMFAMRNLAVRSWSGINLLGGGDGASLTDPRANAAKTASKQRVLHETLGYAPDGDTRIDYVADIGDFKTAWDLITFDGFLGTGMCMQFTWQGCDSALAAPLVLDLARITLAAHAAGDTGPLAPLAYFFKDPLGDVDHALHAQWEALRTYLAGLAAETGGGR
- a CDS encoding ScyD/ScyE family protein, whose amino-acid sequence is MWRLKTSRTLAAGVAAAAALVSLGAGPSGVTAQAATQSHRPTGHLTSDAPVTVVAGGLNSPRSLAWGRHGHLLVSEAGATPPACQGTGFATKCYGLTGSVADISSGKPVRIAEGLATNFNQEETIGPNGLTVGPNGHVYTLSAGSPEQVPSGLPADLTAELGKQYGSLMDVTGGRRKVIANPGSANWQWTTDHKYLVPEDFPASNPYALTNKPGGGFYLVDAASNTLDSVDRHGNVRVLAFVPNTPAGTDAVPTCLAVGPDHSVYIGQITGHGNSATAANVYRYSPRTGSLKVWQSGFSAISGCGFGANGDFYVTQFDTTGFLPTGDPVGNVIQIDHRDNSRTVLADGKLFAPTGFLAGPDGSVYVANKTMMWPACTDAPACTSSSSIPATGSGEIVKIG
- a CDS encoding MFS transporter, whose protein sequence is MDTKNTEPTSRGAWLAVAVLAGGLFAAVVSTTVVSVALPTIGRELHAGATQSAWIVDAYVLVYASLLVAGGVIGDRRGRKGLFLIGVATFGLGALVTGVAPNTGVLLIGRVVQGLGPALLVPGSLTIIRAIFEEPGKRATAIGLWSTSSGLALAVGPALGGVIVNGLGWRWVFLVNVPFSALLVVLGARLIPRVERNPATSRFDWAGAVLSTLSMAAVAFGIIEGPEWGWASPRILAAFAAGLVALGLFVGWELRRPEPLVDIKLFRHSAFTVANVAAMIVFFAFVGAIVYFSAYFQNVQGHSPIEAGLDVSAIGVAFALAAPLSGRMVARIGPFWPMFAGLAVSGVATLGLLRLGPNTGIGAIWWDFALVGGGVGLSLTPMTTTAIASVEASRAGMASAVHNALRQLGQVLGVAILGVLVYAKLPHSHKGGGRLAPHTGDLFVTGLHHAIWVCGCVLLAAAAMVALLAASSRKPMAGAARPSGEATRAAPASR